Part of the Acidobacteriota bacterium genome, CATCCCGAGGGCGGCGGCCTTGTCGACGATCTTGTGGACGGGGCAGGCGCCGTCCAGGAGGGAGAAGTCCGAGTGCACGTGAAGGTGGACGAAAGGTCTGGACATGGCTGGCTCCGGGGCGGGGAAGGACCCGCTGTTACTCCACGACGAAAAGGATGTCGCCCGTCAGGACCGTGGAGGATTCCTGGGCGATCCGCTTCAGTTCGCCGTCCCGGGGCGCCTTGATGGCGTTTTCCATCTTCATGGCCTCGAGGTAGAGGACGGTTTCGCCCTCCTTCACCCTGTCTCCGGGCTTTTTCGGGGCACGGGTGATCAGGCCGGGCATGAAGGCCTTCACGACGCCTTCCTTCACCGGCTCCTTGACGGGGCGGGCCGCCTGGAGCTTGCCGGCCCGGACCTCGTTGATGGCGTAGGTCTCGTTGTCGATCTTCACGGCTTCGACCGCGCCCTGCTCGTTCCGGAAGAACTCTATGTCATAGGGCACGCCGTCCAGGAGGATGGAACGGATCCCCTTGTCGGCGTCCCAGGCGATCATCTTGGCCTTGTAGCGGTGGTATCCCACCTCCACCGGGATCTCGTGCGCCGGGTCGGGGAAGATGTCCTCGAGGACGAGGGTGTAGTGGTGGTCGTCGATGCAAACCCTGTATTTCATCCTTTTCGTCTCCCTTGGGGTCCCTGCGGGCTACAGGTCGCGACGGCCGAGGAGCGCCAGTCGACCCGCCAGGTTCCAGTTGCTCGTTTCGCCCCCCATCCGGCGATAGCCGGGGGTCTTCGCCCGCATCCCCAGTTCGTGCTCCAGGGCGGTGACGATGGCCGCCACCTCCTGGCGGCGCTTGTCCTTGGACCGGGGCGACAGGTAGTCCTCGATCTTGAAGTCGCAGGTCAGGGTGCTCTCCACGAACTCCTTCGAGTGGATCACCCGGCGGATGAAGGAGAGGTTGGTCCGGATCCCCTTGATGCGCACCCCGCTCATGGAGAAGCGGAGCTTGGAGAGGGCCTCCTCGCGGGTGGAGGCGAAGCAGTTCAGCTTCAGGATCATGGGGTCGAAGTAGATGTCCACCTGCATGCCGTTCTGGACGCTGGACTGCACGCTGTAACCGTACCCGCCGGGCAGGTAGTACTCCGAGATGACCCCGGCCGAGGGCCTGAAATCGCGCTCGGGGTCCTCGGCGTTGACCCGGCACTCCACGGCGTGGCCGGTGGGGGTGACGGCGTTGCCCTTGAACCGGAGTTTCTCGCCGGCGGCGATGCGGACCTGCTCCTTGATCAGTTCCACCCCGCAGGTGAGGTCGGTGAGGGCGTACTCCACGGGGATGCGGGGGTTGATCTCCAGGAAGTACCACCGTCCCGCCGGGTCGAGGAGGAATTCCACCGCGCCGCACCCGACGAAGCCCAGCTTCCGGACGATGGCCAGGGCGGCCTCGGCCATCTTGAGCCGGGTCTCGGGCTTGAGGCGGGGGGACGGGGTCTCGGAGATGATCTTCTGGTAGCGGCGCTGGACGACGCACTCCCGCTCCCCGAAATGGACGACGTTGCCGTGCTGGTCCGCCAGAACCGGGAATTCCAGGTGCACCGCCGACCGGATCGACTTCTCGAGGTAGTAGGGAATGTTGAGGTTGCGGATCTCGCGCTCGCGGATGAGCCCCCGGTAGCTCTCCAGGAGGTCCTCGCGGCGGTAGGCCTTGATGATGCGGCGGCCGCCGGAGCCCCAGTGGGGTTTCAGGAAGACGGGGTAGCCGATGTCGGCGGCCTTGACCACCAGGTCGTCCTCGTTGGCGATGGTGGCGGAGTGGACCGGCGTGGCGATGCCCAGGGACGCCGCCGCCTCGAGGCAGTGGGGCTTGTTCCGGAGGTTCTCCAGGTGCCCGGCGTCGGGGCCGATGAAGGTGATGCCCTTGTCGCTGCAGGCCTTGGCGAATTCCGGCACCTCCGAGAGAAAACCGTAGCCGCAGTAGATGGCGTCGGCCTTGGCCGCCAGGGCACACTCGAGCATCCGTTCCTGGGAGTTGTAGTTGAGGGAGATGTGCCCGCCGGGGAGGATGAACACCTGGTCCGCGTTCCGGATGTGGAGCGCGTCGGGCTCCACCTGCGAGCAGACGGCGGCGGTCTCGATGCCCATCTCCCGGATGCACCGGATGGCGCTCTGGGCGATCTCGCCGCGGTTGGCCACCAGGACCTTCTTCATGGCGCGCCTCCTACAGCGGAATGTTGCCGTGCTTGCGGGCCGGCTTGTGGGTGCGTTTCCCCTGCAGGGACTCCATGGCGGACACCAGGCGGACCCGGGTGAGGTGCGGCGGGATGATCTCGTCGATGAAACCGTGCTCCGAGGGGAGCTTGGGGTTGGCGAACTTCTTGCGGTAGTCGTCGAGGAGCTGCAGCCGCCTGGCGGCCGAGTCCTCGGCCTGGGCCAGTTCCTTGCGGAAGATGACGTTGATGGCGCCTTCCGGCCCCATGACCGCGATCTCCGCCGACGGCCAGGCGAAGCTGAGGTCGGCCCCGATGTGCTTGGAGTTCATCACAATGTAGGCGCCGCCGTAGGACTTGCGCAGGGTCACCGTGACCCGCGGGACCGTGGCCTCGGAGAAGGCGTACATGAGCTTGGCCCCGTGGCGGATGATGCCGTTGAGTTCCTGGCTTTTGCCGGGCAGGAAACCCGGGACGTCCACCAGGACCACCAGCGGGATGTTGAAGGCGTCGCAGAAGCGCACGAAGCGGGCGCCCTTCACCGAGGCGTTGATGTCCAGCGTCCCCGCGAAGTGCTGGGGGTTGTTGGCCACCACGCCCACGGAGCGTCCGCCCAGGCGGGCGAAGCCCACGGTGATGTTGGGGGCGTAGTGTTCATGGACTTCCAGGAAGAAGCCGTTGTCCACCACGGAGCGGATGACGTCCTTCACCTCGTAGGCCTTGATGGGGTCGAGGGGAACGATGTCGTAGAGGTCGTCGCAGATCCGCTGGGGGTCGTCGGTGGTCTCAACGATGGGCGGGAGGTCGAGGTTGTTGGCCGGGAGGAAGCCCAGCAGGGTCTTGACCCGGGAGAGGGCTTCTGCCTCGTCCTCCACCATGAAGTGGGCCACGCCGCTCAGGGTGTTGTGGGTGGCGGCGGAGCCCAGTTCCTCCTGGGTCACCTCCTCCTTGGTCACGGCCTTGATGACGTCCGGGCCGGTGATGAACATGTGGCTGGTGCCCTTCACCATGAAGATGAAGTCCTGGATGCCGGGGGAGTAGACCGCCCCGCCGGCGCAGGGGCCCATGATGACGGCGACCTGCGGGATCACCCCGGAACAGGTGGTGTTGCGGTAGAAGATGTCGCCGTAGCCGGCCAGGCTCATCACGCCTTCCTGGATGCGGGCCCCGCCGCTGTCGTTGAGGGCGATGCAGGGGGCGCCGTTCTGGACGGCCAGGTCCATGACCTTGCAGATCTTCTCGGCGCACTTCTTGCCCAGGGAGCCGCCCAGCACGGTGAAGTCCTGGGCGTAGACGTAGACCAGCCGGCCGTTGATGGTCCCGTAGCCGGTGACGACCCCGTCCCCGGGGTAAACCTGTTTCTCCATGCCGAAGTCGGTGCACTTGTGCTGGACGAACATGTCCAGTTCGTGGAAGGAGCCGGGGTCCACCAGGATGTCGAGCCGCTCCCGGGCCGTCATCTTCCCCTTGTCGTGCTGGGCCTTGATCCGGTCGACCCCGCCGCCCTGCCGGGCGGCCTCCACCATGTCGAGGAGTTCGCGGGTCTTCTCTCTCAACGATGACATCGATTGCCTCCAGTTGCCGAGGTGGGCGCCGGCCCAGGGAGCCGGCCCCGCCCGCCCGACCCGGCAAGGCTTGCCTGGGGTGCGCGAGCGGACGATCCCGCGCACTATATCACCCGGTCCCGACAAAATCAAAGGAATTCCGGGAAGGCGTTTCTTTCAGGATATGTTGAAGTTGGCTTCGGAAAGCCCCGGCCGGGAGCGCGGGCCGGACCGCGAATAAACTGGTGAATCCCACGGCCGCTTCGTGTATCATACTCTTTTAACTTGTGGAAGGAGAACTTTGCCCATGCCCAGATCCACCGCTCACCGCATCCTCGCCGTCGGCCTCCTTGCGGCGTGCCTAGCCGTCCCCGGTTTCGCCTGCACCAACTACATCGTCACCCGGGGGGCCTCCGCCGACGGGTCGGTCAACGTCACCTACTCCGCGGACTCCCACACCCTCTACGGCGAACTCTACTACACGCCGGCGCGCGAGCACCTGGACGGAGAGATGCTGGACGTCTGCGAGTGGGACACCGGCAAGTACCTGGGCCGGATCCGGCAGGTCCCGAAAACCTTCGCCGTGGTGGGGAACATGAACGAGCACCAGCTGGTGATCGGCGAGACCACCTTCGGTGGCCGCAAGGAGTGCGAGGGCGGCAAGGGGTCCATGGACTACGGCGGCCTGATCTACATCACCCTCCAGCGGGCGAAGACCGCCCGGGAGGCCATCCGGATCATGGGCGAGTTCGTGAAGGAGTACGGGTACGTCAGCGAGGGCGAGACCTTCTCCATCGCCGACGCCAACGAGGCCTGGATCATGGACCTCATCGGCAAGGGGCCCGACGCCAAGGGCGCCGTCTGGGTGGCCCGCCGGGTTCCCGACGGCTACATTTGCGCCCACGCCAACCAGGCGCGGATCCGGCAGTTCCCCCTCGACGACCCGGAGAACTGCCTCTTTGCCCCCGACGTGATCAGCTTCGCCCGCGAGAAGGGCTTCTTCAAGGGGGAGGACAAGGACTTCAGCTTCGTGGACGCCTACGCCCCGCCCGACTTCGGCGCCCTGCGCGCCTGCGAGGCCCGGGTCTACGCCTTCTTCAACCGGGCCGCACCCAGCCTGAAGCTGCCCACCGACTACGTCATGGGAAACCCCAAGGCGGAACCGCTGCCCCTGTGGATCAAGCCCGACCGGAAACTCTCCGTCCGCGACGTCATGGAGCTGATGCGGGACCACTTCGAGGGGACGCCCATGGACATGACGAAGGACATCGGCGCCGGCCCTTACGTCGCACCCTACCGCTGGCGCCCCATGACCTGGAAGGTGGACGGCCAGGAGTACTTCAACGAGCGGGCCACCTCGACCCAGCAGACGGGCTTCTCCTTCGTCTCCCAGGCCCGGTCCTGGCTCCCCGACCCCATCGGCGGGGTCCTCTGGTTCGGCGTGGACGACACCTTCTCCACGGTTTACTTCCCCGCCTACTGCGGGATCCGGGAAATCCCCCACAACTTCGCGGTGGGGACCGGCGACTTCGGGCATTTCACCTGGGAATCGGCCTGGTGGGTGTTCAACTTCGTCGCCAACACCGCGTATTCCCGGTATTGTGACATGATCAAGGACATCCAGGTGGTGCAGCGGGAGCTCGAGGGGCAGTTCGCATCCGCGCAGCCCACGGTCGAAGCCGAGGCCCTGGCCATCCACAAGGAGTCCCCCGACCGCGCCCGTGCCTTCCTGACGGCCTATTCGTGCCGGGTGGCCGAGCAGACGGTCAAGCGCTGGCGCAAACTCGGGGAATCCCTCCTCGTCAAGTACCTGGACGGGAACGTCCGGGACGAGAAGGGCAACGTCAAGCACCCGGGATACCCCGAGTCCTGGTACCGGGCGATCCTGAAGGCGCACCCCGACCAGTTCAAGGTCCCCAGGACCGATCAGCCGCAAACCCACTGACAACCGGAGGGAGTATGAGAATCAGGAAGCGGAGGGTCTTCGTCGTCGCCCGGATGTTCCAGTA contains:
- a CDS encoding C69 family dipeptidase gives rise to the protein MPRSTAHRILAVGLLAACLAVPGFACTNYIVTRGASADGSVNVTYSADSHTLYGELYYTPAREHLDGEMLDVCEWDTGKYLGRIRQVPKTFAVVGNMNEHQLVIGETTFGGRKECEGGKGSMDYGGLIYITLQRAKTAREAIRIMGEFVKEYGYVSEGETFSIADANEAWIMDLIGKGPDAKGAVWVARRVPDGYICAHANQARIRQFPLDDPENCLFAPDVISFAREKGFFKGEDKDFSFVDAYAPPDFGALRACEARVYAFFNRAAPSLKLPTDYVMGNPKAEPLPLWIKPDRKLSVRDVMELMRDHFEGTPMDMTKDIGAGPYVAPYRWRPMTWKVDGQEYFNERATSTQQTGFSFVSQARSWLPDPIGGVLWFGVDDTFSTVYFPAYCGIREIPHNFAVGTGDFGHFTWESAWWVFNFVANTAYSRYCDMIKDIQVVQRELEGQFASAQPTVEAEALAIHKESPDRARAFLTAYSCRVAEQTVKRWRKLGESLLVKYLDGNVRDEKGNVKHPGYPESWYRAILKAHPDQFKVPRTDQPQTH
- a CDS encoding ATP-grasp domain-containing protein; its protein translation is MKKVLVANRGEIAQSAIRCIREMGIETAAVCSQVEPDALHIRNADQVFILPGGHISLNYNSQERMLECALAAKADAIYCGYGFLSEVPEFAKACSDKGITFIGPDAGHLENLRNKPHCLEAAASLGIATPVHSATIANEDDLVVKAADIGYPVFLKPHWGSGGRRIIKAYRREDLLESYRGLIREREIRNLNIPYYLEKSIRSAVHLEFPVLADQHGNVVHFGERECVVQRRYQKIISETPSPRLKPETRLKMAEAALAIVRKLGFVGCGAVEFLLDPAGRWYFLEINPRIPVEYALTDLTCGVELIKEQVRIAAGEKLRFKGNAVTPTGHAVECRVNAEDPERDFRPSAGVISEYYLPGGYGYSVQSSVQNGMQVDIYFDPMILKLNCFASTREEALSKLRFSMSGVRIKGIRTNLSFIRRVIHSKEFVESTLTCDFKIEDYLSPRSKDKRRQEVAAIVTALEHELGMRAKTPGYRRMGGETSNWNLAGRLALLGRRDL
- a CDS encoding methylmalonyl-CoA carboxyltransferase, yielding MSSLREKTRELLDMVEAARQGGGVDRIKAQHDKGKMTARERLDILVDPGSFHELDMFVQHKCTDFGMEKQVYPGDGVVTGYGTINGRLVYVYAQDFTVLGGSLGKKCAEKICKVMDLAVQNGAPCIALNDSGGARIQEGVMSLAGYGDIFYRNTTCSGVIPQVAVIMGPCAGGAVYSPGIQDFIFMVKGTSHMFITGPDVIKAVTKEEVTQEELGSAATHNTLSGVAHFMVEDEAEALSRVKTLLGFLPANNLDLPPIVETTDDPQRICDDLYDIVPLDPIKAYEVKDVIRSVVDNGFFLEVHEHYAPNITVGFARLGGRSVGVVANNPQHFAGTLDINASVKGARFVRFCDAFNIPLVVLVDVPGFLPGKSQELNGIIRHGAKLMYAFSEATVPRVTVTLRKSYGGAYIVMNSKHIGADLSFAWPSAEIAVMGPEGAINVIFRKELAQAEDSAARRLQLLDDYRKKFANPKLPSEHGFIDEIIPPHLTRVRLVSAMESLQGKRTHKPARKHGNIPL